One window of Psychrobacillus sp. FSL H8-0483 genomic DNA carries:
- the pcrA gene encoding DNA helicase PcrA codes for MELIAKNLLNGMNKEQEKAVKTTDGPLLIMAGAGSGKTRVLTHRIAYLIVEKEVYPSKILAITFTNKAAREMRERINSILGAGTGESMWVSTFHSMCVRILRRDIDRIGFSKNFSILDTTDQLSVIKSILKEQNIDSKKYDPRSMLNAISSAKNICIDADTFKAQMNEFNPFEKTVAEVYKGYEKRLRKNQSLDFDDLIMTTLTLFKRVPEVLEFYQNKFQYIHVDEYQDTNKAQYELVQMLAQKFKNICVVGDSDQSIYRWRGADIQNILSFEKDYPNATVIMLEQNYRSSQRILQAANDVIGNNTSRYPKVLRTENNEGEKIQLFRAFNEQQEAQFVVQSIQEMMEKENRTLDDFAILYRTNAQSRVIEEVLVKSNMSYTIVGGTKFYDRKEIKDLLAYLRLIANNDDDLSLARIINEPKRNIGATSFERMAMYALEQDRSILDALNEVDFMGLPARAVNSVVQFQGLIQNFTQMQEYLSVTEIVEQVLEKTGYRTMLKNEKTIEAESRLENIEEFLSVTKAFEEQSDDKSLVSFLTDLALISDIDKLDEDQDVSQGNIILMTMHAAKGLEFPVVFIIGMEENIFPHSRSLGDDEEMEEERRLAYVGITRAEERLIITCAQSRTIFGRGSFNSPSRFIAEISDEIIESVGGKKEGKMSSSTTSIATPQTRRAPVATPAYKQSGGDKMGWKVGDKAAHKKWGEGMVVSVRGDGEDTELDIAFPSPTGIKRLLAKFAPIEKG; via the coding sequence ATGGAGCTTATAGCGAAAAATTTATTAAACGGTATGAACAAAGAGCAAGAAAAAGCTGTAAAAACAACAGATGGTCCTCTACTCATTATGGCTGGAGCAGGGTCTGGTAAAACACGTGTATTAACGCATCGAATTGCGTATTTAATAGTGGAAAAGGAAGTCTATCCTTCCAAAATACTTGCCATTACATTTACAAATAAAGCTGCACGTGAAATGCGTGAACGCATCAATAGTATCTTGGGTGCAGGAACTGGAGAGAGTATGTGGGTCTCCACTTTTCACTCGATGTGTGTTCGTATTTTAAGGAGAGATATTGATCGAATCGGTTTTTCGAAAAATTTCTCTATTTTAGATACGACTGATCAGTTATCGGTTATAAAAAGTATTTTAAAAGAACAGAATATTGATTCGAAAAAGTATGATCCACGTTCGATGTTAAATGCAATTAGTAGTGCTAAAAATATATGTATTGACGCAGATACATTTAAAGCGCAGATGAACGAATTTAACCCATTTGAAAAAACCGTTGCAGAGGTATATAAAGGGTATGAAAAGCGTTTAAGAAAAAACCAATCCCTCGATTTTGATGATTTAATTATGACAACGTTGACCCTCTTTAAACGAGTGCCCGAAGTACTAGAGTTTTATCAAAATAAATTCCAATATATTCATGTAGATGAGTACCAAGATACCAATAAAGCACAATATGAATTAGTACAGATGCTTGCACAGAAATTCAAAAACATTTGTGTCGTTGGTGACTCCGATCAATCCATTTATCGCTGGCGTGGAGCAGATATTCAAAATATTTTATCGTTTGAAAAGGATTATCCAAATGCAACAGTGATTATGCTGGAGCAAAATTATCGCTCTTCACAAAGAATCTTACAAGCTGCTAATGACGTCATTGGTAATAACACGAGCAGATATCCTAAGGTGCTAAGAACAGAAAATAATGAAGGCGAAAAAATTCAGCTATTCCGTGCTTTTAATGAGCAACAGGAAGCTCAGTTTGTTGTGCAATCCATTCAAGAAATGATGGAAAAAGAAAACCGTACCTTGGACGATTTCGCTATACTATACCGAACTAATGCTCAATCACGTGTGATTGAGGAAGTACTCGTTAAATCGAATATGTCGTATACAATAGTAGGCGGGACTAAGTTCTACGATCGTAAAGAAATTAAAGACTTATTAGCCTATCTTCGTTTGATTGCCAACAACGATGACGATTTGTCCTTAGCGCGAATTATTAATGAGCCGAAACGTAATATTGGCGCAACTTCTTTTGAACGTATGGCTATGTATGCGCTTGAACAAGATCGGTCCATTCTCGATGCATTGAATGAAGTAGATTTCATGGGATTACCTGCCCGTGCTGTTAACTCAGTTGTGCAATTCCAAGGACTTATTCAAAACTTCACACAGATGCAAGAGTACCTATCGGTAACCGAAATTGTAGAGCAAGTGCTAGAAAAAACAGGGTACCGAACTATGTTGAAAAATGAAAAAACGATTGAAGCGGAAAGTCGCTTAGAAAATATCGAAGAGTTCTTGTCTGTTACAAAAGCGTTTGAAGAACAAAGTGACGATAAATCACTTGTCTCCTTCTTAACAGATTTAGCGCTTATTTCTGATATCGATAAATTAGATGAAGACCAGGATGTATCTCAAGGAAATATCATCTTAATGACGATGCATGCTGCAAAGGGACTTGAGTTTCCTGTAGTATTTATCATTGGAATGGAAGAAAATATTTTTCCTCATTCCCGTTCTCTTGGGGATGATGAAGAGATGGAAGAAGAACGTCGACTTGCTTATGTTGGTATTACTAGAGCAGAGGAAAGACTGATTATTACATGTGCACAATCTCGGACCATTTTTGGTCGTGGAAGCTTCAATAGTCCTTCCCGTTTTATTGCAGAAATTTCAGATGAGATTATCGAATCAGTTGGAGGGAAGAAAGAAGGAAAAATGAGTTCTTCTACCACTTCTATAGCAACCCCACAAACAAGAAGAGCACCAGTTGCTACACCTGCGTATAAACAATCAGGTGGAGATAAAATGGGCTGGAAAGTGGGAGATAAAGCTGCGCATAAAAAATGGGGAGAAGGTATGGTTGTTAGTGTTCGTGGTGATGGGGAAGATACGGAGCTTGATATCGCATTCCCAAGTCCGACTGGTATTAAGCGATTGCTCGCTAAATTTGCACCGATTGAAAAAGGATAA